One segment of Octopus sinensis linkage group LG27, ASM634580v1, whole genome shotgun sequence DNA contains the following:
- the LOC118768087 gene encoding putative zinc finger protein 56 codes for MNGSIVAVDRTYKPKALYSLLKGAVKEKCLCITEPGVGREQTNMTSWVFPFHIFHRFQKLALFYATFVKINKPYHCDICGKSFFQNSDLTKHIRIHTGEKPYHCDICGKSFTQNSELTKHEHVHTGEKPYRCDICGKSFSENSALTAHKRIHTGEKPFRCDICGKSFSVSSSLTQHKHIHTGEKPYRCDICGKSYSHSSHLARHKHTHTGVKGKG; via the exons ATGAATGGATCAATTGTTGCTGTGGATCGAACCTACAAACCAAAAGCATTATACAGTTTGTTAAAGGGAG CTGTGAAAGAAAAATGtctttgtattacagagccaggcGTGGGTCgagaacaaacaaacatgacgTCTTGGGTGTTCCCCTTCCACATCTTCCATCGATTTCAGAAATTGGCACTTTTTTATGCaacttttgttaaaataaat aaaccgtatcattgtgatatctgtg gtaaatcattctttcaaaatagtgacttaacaaaacacatacgtattcatactggggagaaaccgtatcattgtgatatctgtggtaaatcattcactcaaaatAGTGAGTTAACAAAACACGagcatgttcatacaggagagaagccatatcgttgtgatatctgtggtaaatcattctctgaaaatagtgcCTTAActgcacataaacgtattcacacaggagagaagccatttcgttgtgatatctgtggtaaatcattctctgtaagtagttcactaacacaacacaaacatatc cataccggagagaagccatatcgttgtgatatctgtggtaaatcatattCTCACAGTAGTCACTTAGcaagacacaaacatactcatacaggGGTGAAAGGAAAAGGGTAG
- the LOC118768088 gene encoding zinc finger protein 2-like, which yields MRKEMTSYDCDICTKSFSRKKTPHHCDICGKSFSQNTALTEHIRIHTGEKPYHCDICGKSLSENCDLTKHNRIHTGEKPYHCVICGNHSLQIVTS from the exons ATGAGAAAAGAGATGAcatcatatgactgtgatatctgtacAAAGTCGTTCTCTCGGAAAA agacaCCCCATCActgcgatatttgtggtaaatcattctctcaaaatacagCCTTAACagaacacatacgtattcatacaggagagaaaccatatcattgtgatatctgtggtaaatcattatcTGAAAATTGTGACTTAACCAAacac aatcgtattcatacaggagagaagccatatcactgtgttaTCTGCGGTAATCATTCTCTGCAAATAGTAACTTCATGA